Proteins encoded by one window of Microcebus murinus isolate Inina chromosome 2, M.murinus_Inina_mat1.0, whole genome shotgun sequence:
- the DNALI1 gene encoding axonemal dynein light intermediate polypeptide 1 has protein sequence MIPPADSLLKYDTPVLVSRNTEKRSPKARPLKVSPQQPGPSSPVPQPPKAKLPSSICVPDPTKQAEEILNAILPPREWVEDTQLWIQQVSSTPSTRMDVVHLQEQLDLKLQQRQARETGICPVRRELYSQCFDELIREVTINCAERGLLLLRVRDEIRMTIAAYQTLYESSVAFGMRKALQAEQGKSDMERKIAELESEKRDLERQVNEQKAKCEATEKRENERRQVEEKKHNEEIQFLKRTNQQLKAQLEGIIAPKK, from the exons ATGATCCCCCCCGCGGACTCTCTGCTCAAGTACGACACCCCGGTGCTGGTGAGCCGGAACACCGAGAAACGGAGCCCCAAG GCTCGGCCACTGAAAGTCAGCCCCCAACAGCCTGGACCCTCGAGTCCAGTCCCACAGCCACCAAAGGCCAAGCTCCCCTCAAGTATTTGTGTCCCAGATCCTACGAAGCAGGCAGAAGAAATCTTGAATGCCATCCTACCCCCAAG GGAGTGGGTGGAAGACACTCAGCTATGGATCCAGCAGGTGTCCAGTACCCCCAGCACCAGGATGGACGTGGTGCACCTCCAGGAGCAATTGGACCTGAAGCTGCAGCAGCGGCAGGCCCGGGAAACAGGCATCTGCCCTGTGCGCAGGGAGCTCTACTCACAGTGTTTTG ATGAGCTGATCCGGGAGGTCACCATCAACTGTGCGGAGAGGGGGCTGTTGCTGCTGCGAGTCCGGGACGAGATCCGCATGACTATCGCTGCCTACCAGACCTTGTACGAGAGCAGTGTGGCGTTTGGCATGAGGAAGGCACTGCAGGCCGAACAGGGGAAGTCAGACATGGAGAGGAAA ATTGCAGAACTGGAGAGCGAAAAGAGAGACTTGGAGAGGCAAGTGAACGAGCAGAAGGCAAAATGTGAGGCCACAGAGAAGCGGGAGAACGAGAGGCGGCAGGTGGAGGAGAAGAAGCACAACGAGGAGATTCAGTTCCTAAAGCGGACGAATCAGCAGCTGAAG gccCAACTGGAAGGCATTATTGCACCGAAGAAGTGA